From the genome of Cytobacillus firmus, one region includes:
- a CDS encoding YokU family protein has protein sequence MENKCAWCESQNISESSETVYWELPDGTRAIQINETPSISCRDCDMVYQSDELVKSIENQLFLIDVKKIGQEINYEKLMEQPRLLKRNYFDFSSYDK, from the coding sequence GTGAAAGCCAAAATATAAGTGAAAGCAGTGAAACGGTTTATTGGGAGCTCCCTGATGGAACAAGAGCCATCCAAATAAATGAGACACCTTCCATTTCCTGCAGGGATTGTGATATGGTTTACCAGTCAGATGAGCTTGTTAAGTCGATTGAGAACCAGCTATTTTTGATTGATGTCAAGAAGATCGGACAAGAGATTAATTATGAAAAATTGATGGAGCAGCCAAGGCTGCTGAAGCGAAATTATTTTGATTTCTCTTCCTATGATAAGTGA
- a CDS encoding glycerophosphodiester phosphodiesterase translates to MKLLVSKKPVLLSILIGMLLMTFSYFFQPLMPFKSIAHRGASALAPENTLASFEKAIEMGFDYIELDVRLSKDKQLVVIHDANVLRTTDGEGLIEELTVKDLKKLDAGSWFSPAYAGEKIPLLTEVLKQASGKIGIIIEMKSPENQPGMTEILADVLNSYKPDSHIKVQSFHINEMKKFHELAPEIPAGLLLSKHLDLFHLASYRDFASFLSVHHLLLSKSFINQAELFGYEIYSWTISKQYQFADMQRLGVHGIISDDEKRIPDSIMYVLITPFLKGQDLIKTLLA, encoded by the coding sequence ATGAAATTGCTGGTATCTAAAAAGCCTGTTTTGCTTTCCATCCTAATTGGAATGTTATTAATGACTTTCTCTTATTTTTTTCAGCCTCTCATGCCATTTAAGTCCATCGCACACAGAGGCGCATCTGCACTTGCACCGGAAAACACGCTTGCATCGTTTGAAAAAGCTATTGAAATGGGTTTTGACTATATCGAGTTAGATGTAAGGCTGAGCAAGGATAAACAGCTGGTTGTTATTCATGACGCTAATGTTTTGCGAACTACCGACGGTGAGGGGCTAATTGAGGAATTAACAGTTAAAGACTTAAAAAAACTGGATGCAGGATCATGGTTTTCTCCTGCGTATGCCGGTGAAAAAATCCCTTTATTGACTGAAGTATTAAAACAAGCCAGCGGAAAAATAGGAATTATAATTGAAATGAAATCACCGGAAAATCAGCCTGGCATGACAGAAATTCTCGCAGACGTACTAAACTCTTACAAACCCGACAGTCACATAAAAGTCCAATCTTTTCATATTAATGAAATGAAAAAGTTTCACGAGCTGGCTCCCGAGATTCCTGCTGGCCTGCTGCTGAGCAAACACCTGGACTTGTTTCATTTGGCATCCTACCGCGATTTTGCCTCTTTTCTATCTGTTCACCATCTCCTGCTTTCCAAGTCCTTCATTAATCAAGCTGAATTATTCGGTTATGAGATCTATTCGTGGACCATCAGTAAACAATACCAATTTGCAGACATGCAGAGGCTTGGTGTTCACGGCATTATTTCCGATGATGAGAAGAGAATCCCCGATTCAATCATGTACGTGCTCATAACCCCCTTTTTAAAAGGACAGGATTTAATTAAAACACTTCTGGCGTAA
- a CDS encoding YozE family protein, whose amino-acid sequence MSKTFYHFLMKYRHPAPKDNISRFANDAYEDHSFPKTAYDYDEVSSYLELNGSYLETMSIFDEAWQLYVLSES is encoded by the coding sequence ATGTCAAAAACTTTCTATCACTTTTTAATGAAATACAGACATCCTGCACCAAAGGATAACATCAGCCGTTTTGCCAATGACGCATATGAGGACCACAGCTTTCCGAAAACAGCTTATGATTATGATGAGGTAAGCTCTTACCTTGAACTGAACGGAAGCTATCTGGAGACCATGTCTATTTTCGATGAAGCCTGGCAATTGTATGTACTCTCTGAAAGCTGA
- a CDS encoding YozD family protein, whose protein sequence is MKEIEVVIDTEEIAEFFFHELAKRGYVPTEGELDELADITFEYLLQKCIIDEEIEDD, encoded by the coding sequence GTGAAGGAAATAGAAGTCGTAATAGATACAGAAGAAATTGCTGAGTTTTTCTTTCATGAGCTGGCAAAAAGGGGATATGTGCCTACTGAAGGAGAATTGGATGAACTTGCAGATATCACGTTTGAGTACCTGCTGCAAAAGTGCATCATTGATGAAGAAATTGAAGATGACTGA
- a CDS encoding sporulation protein, with protein sequence MSFFNKVLASVGIGSAKVDTKLEKDLAVPGEALRGVVEITGGSTEQKIDDIYLSLNTTYIKESDDKKYTVSGLIDRFRLAQSFTLAANERKEIPFTFNLPADTPLSFGKTKIWVTTGLDIKNAVDPADKDYIRVAATPLMDSVLNAVSSMGFRLREAECEQAPHRLRRRLPFIQEFEFVPVSGPFRGKLDELEVVFFPLSNGETEVMMQVDRKARGIGGFLAEALEMDETFVRFTVTNADIPYMQQKLQSVIAKYA encoded by the coding sequence ATGTCATTTTTTAATAAGGTTTTGGCAAGTGTAGGAATTGGATCAGCAAAAGTGGATACGAAACTTGAAAAGGATTTAGCAGTTCCGGGCGAAGCCCTCAGAGGCGTGGTTGAAATTACAGGGGGCAGCACCGAACAGAAAATTGATGATATTTACCTTTCATTGAATACTACTTATATTAAAGAATCAGATGATAAAAAATATACAGTCTCCGGTCTGATTGACCGTTTCAGGCTTGCTCAATCCTTTACCCTGGCAGCCAATGAACGAAAGGAAATTCCTTTTACCTTTAACCTTCCAGCTGACACACCTTTGTCTTTTGGCAAAACGAAAATTTGGGTGACGACAGGACTAGATATAAAAAACGCGGTAGATCCTGCAGATAAGGATTATATTCGTGTTGCTGCTACCCCGCTGATGGATTCTGTATTGAACGCTGTTTCAAGTATGGGATTCCGTTTGCGGGAAGCAGAATGTGAACAGGCTCCGCACCGCCTTCGCAGAAGGCTTCCGTTTATCCAGGAGTTTGAATTTGTTCCAGTCTCCGGTCCTTTCAGAGGAAAACTTGATGAACTGGAAGTGGTCTTTTTTCCACTGTCAAACGGAGAGACCGAGGTTATGATGCAAGTAGACCGTAAAGCGAGAGGAATAGGCGGATTCCTGGCAGAAGCACTGGAAATGGATGAAACATTTGTCCGTTTCACTGTTACAAATGCAGATATTCCTTATATGCAGCAAAAGCTTCAATCGGTCATTGCAAAATATGCTTAA